From Pseudoalteromonas sp. DL-6, one genomic window encodes:
- the fabR gene encoding HTH-type transcriptional repressor FabR, with protein sequence MSGVRAQQKQKTRQALIEAAFNQLSADHSFSNLSLREVAREAGIAPTSFYRHFKDMNELGLTMVDEAGLTLRQLMRQARRRIASGGSVINTSVVTFMEFIDNSSNQFRLLLRERSGTSKAFRAAVAREVKHFILELAHYLESETPCDAIHAYIQAEAMVTLVFNAGAEALDIEGQQRDELIERVIWQLRYITRGASNYVRTENKE encoded by the coding sequence ATGTCGGGTGTTAGAGCACAACAGAAACAAAAAACACGACAAGCATTAATTGAAGCTGCATTTAATCAACTTAGTGCTGATCATAGCTTTTCTAATTTAAGCTTGCGTGAAGTAGCACGCGAAGCTGGTATTGCGCCTACCTCTTTTTATCGTCACTTTAAAGATATGAACGAGTTGGGCTTAACCATGGTTGATGAAGCGGGTTTAACCCTGCGCCAGCTGATGCGCCAAGCTCGCAGACGAATAGCCAGTGGTGGCAGTGTAATCAACACCTCTGTGGTTACTTTTATGGAGTTTATTGATAACTCAAGCAATCAGTTTAGACTTTTATTGCGTGAACGATCAGGTACCTCAAAAGCATTTAGAGCAGCAGTGGCACGTGAAGTGAAACACTTTATTTTAGAGCTCGCACATTATTTAGAAAGTGAAACCCCCTGCGATGCTATTCATGCGTATATTCAGGCAGAAGCCATGGTTACGTTGGTATTTAATGCAGGTGCTGAAGCGCTTGATATTGAAGGTCAGCAACGCGATGAACTGATTGAGCGAGTTATATGGCAGTTACGTTATATTACGCGCGGCGCGTCAAATTACGTACGTACTGAAAATAAAGAATAA